From Pseudomonadota bacterium:
GCTTCTGGGTTCGCTGATATCGGCCTGGAGCCCGCTCGCGCCGACCGTCGGGATTTCAGTCAAGGAGGTTGCTCTCGGGATGCGGCCGAACTGCTCCTACGCCATCGGCGCGAAGCTGTCGAGCGCCGCCTGGCCGAGCCGGAGCGAGGGCGGCCGCTCCGAGGCTGGGGGATCCGGCTCAATCGGCAAAGGCTTGCAGCGCCGCCTCGGCCTTGAGCCATAGCTCGCCCAGCGCCTGGGCCATATCCTCAGGATCGCTGCAGAGGCTGGCGGTGAAGGCCTCGCGCCAAACCGCATCGGCGGCGGTGGCGGCGGCCAAGAGCTCCCGGACAGCTTGCGGGGCCTTGCCTCCGGCCGCGGCGAGGCGGTCGGCTGCATGGACGATTGCGCCTTTGACCTCGTGGAACGCCTCCCGCGACAGACCGGCGGCGAGTCCGGCCTCGAGCCTCGTGATCGCCGCCTGCAAATCGCCGCGCTCGGTCGCCCATGCCGGGTGCGCCATGAGCGCCCAGGCCAAGACGAGGAGACGCGCGCTCACGGCATCGGCCGGATCTGCATTGCCACCGCTACAGCGTGCTGCCGCCGTCGCCGACGACGGTGAACGGCGCCCAGAAGATCGGATGGGCGTAGGAGAACAACGGCGCTTTGCTCTCGGGGTCGAGATATCCCGGACCGTCGATCAGCGCCAGCTCGGCCTGGCGCATCGCCTCGCCACGTCCAAGCCCGGCCTTCTCCGCCTGGCGGCGGAAGAGATCGGTGGTCAGCGTCTTGGCCGAGCTCGTCTCCACCGGCCAATTGGAGACCAGGAGCGCCCTTGTGCCGGCATAGAAGAAGGCGCGGCCGAGGCCGGAGACGGCCTCAGCACCGGCGCCGGCGGCGGTCGCGGTGTTGCAGGCCGACAGCACCACCCAGTCGGCGTTGAGCTTGAGGCCGAGGATCTTCTCCATGGTCAAGAGGCCATCGCCGTCGATCTTCGCCACCGCCGGCGAAGACAGCGCCAGGGCCGGCTGTGTCAGCCCATTGAGATCGCCCGGCACCAATCCATGGGTGGCGAAGACGATGATGCGACGGTCGGCGAGGTTCATCGACCGGACGGTCTTCTCATTGGCCGCGGCGCCGAGGATCACGTCCTTGGTGAGATCGGCGTTGAGCGCCAGCGCGATGTTGCGGACCTCCTCGGCGGTGTCCGGCAACCGCGGCAGCATCGCCAGCTCGGCGCTGTTCACACCTTGGGTCGCCGGCGCGCTGCGACGCACCAAGGGAATGCCGCGGGTCTGCAGCTGCGCGGTCTTGGGCGCCCCCCGCGTCTTCAGCGGGCCGGGGTTGGCCTCGGCCAGCGCCTGCTCGGCCTGCTCCGGGCTGAACCAAGGGTCGCCGAAGCCGATGAAGGCGATGCGCGCACCCTTGGGCGGCGGCAGCGAGCGCAAGGTCGCCAGCGAGGCAACCGAAGGCAGCTGGGTCACCGCCACCTTGCGCACCAGGAACGGCACCGCCTTGTAGTGCGCAAAGGGCAGCTTGGTCTTCGCCGGCAGCTTGATGGGCTCGGTCACCAAGAGCGCCATCGGCAGCTGGCCCAGCGCCTTGTGCGGCACGAACATCAGGCCCTCCGCCTTCCCCCAGCCGGTCTCGATCGGCTTCAAGATGAGCTCGTAGAGCTTGTAGGCCATCGCCAGGTCGAACTCCGGCACCTCCTCCAGGCTGGACGCGTTCGGATCCAGCGCCTTGCGGAGTTCGGAGACCATGGAAGCGATCTCGCGATCGCCGACCTTGGCCGCGGCGAAGGCGGCCGAGCCTTGTTGCGGGATCGCCCAGACGAACAAACGCTCCTCGCCAGCATAGGTGGCAATCAGCGCCTCGCCGGGACGGAGGCTTTTTTGCGCCTGCTCGATCGTCGCCGGTCTCGGGTCGATCAGGTTCACGTAGTCCGGGAAGCTTCGCTCGATCTCCTCCCTGAGCCGCGCGCGCGCATCTCGGAGCTGATCGATCTGCTCCCGCAGTTTCTGCACCGCCGCTTGATCCTGCTCGTTCGTCGGCAGGGATAGAACATTAGTCAGCATGCCCTGCAGAGCAGCGATCTGCTTTTGCGCATCCTGCTCGCGTCGTACCAGCTCGGCCAGCGCCGGATCGGAGGCGGCGCCGCGGGCGGCGGAGGCGGCGAGTGCCCGCTCAACCGATCGACCGCGCACCGCCTCGGCCAGGTGGAAGGTTTCAGCGGCGGCCGCCGCACCCTTAGAGTCGGCAAGCAGGCCCAAATAAGCCTCGATGATCTTCTGCGCCCGTCGATCGCGCTCGGCAATCGAGCCGCCGGCCTCGCTATTGTCATTGGCCTCGCGCGAGGCCGAGGTCAGGATCGGTAGCGCCATCAAGAACTCCTTGAGCGCTCGATCATTTTGCCCGGCACGCACCAGCGCCGCGCCGAGCCAGCCCCGCGCCTCGGCGGTCGCATAGGCCTTCTCGCCCAGCCGTTTCGCATTTTGCTCGGCGACGTTTTGGATGATGCGGATCGCCTCTTCGCTCCGATTGGATCGAAGCAAGACCAGGCCATAGTTAATGTTGCCATCGAGGAACTTTCGGCGCAGCCCCGGCTCATCGCCGATGTCCCGTTCGAGCGCCGCATAGGTCGCCTGCGTCGCCTCGTGCTTGCCTGCGGCCGACTGCGATTGGGCGATCCAGCGCCTTGTGTTGGCGAGGAAACCGGATCCCTTGCCATGCCCGAGATTTTCCAGGATGTCGCGAGCGGCGTCGGCCAGACGCTCGGCCTCGGCATAGCGTCCCTGCTCGTACAGCACTTGCGCGAGAAGGAGAATTTCGGTTGCGCTCTCGGCGGCGTAGCGTCCCCGTCGTTCAAGCCGGCCCAACAGCGAGCGGCGTGACTCGGCCTCGGCCTCGATGAGCCGACCCTGGGACATCAACGACAGGGTGAGGCCGTTGAGATAGCGGTCCTGCGCATCGGCGAAGGTTCCAGGCGCAACCGGGAACTGGCCTTCGTTTGGAAGCACATTCTTCGTGAAGAGAGACAAGGCCTCGCGCAAGGTCGCTTCGGCCTCGGCGTAGCGACCGGTGTCTTGCGCGATCTGGGCGCGAGCTGAAAGAAGCGTCGTGCGCGCAGCATCGCGCATGTGTGTCGGCACCCGCTGCAAGTTGGAATAGGTACCCATAAACGCCTCTGCCTGAGCCATGGCGTCGCTCGCCATAGCAAGCTGCCCAAGGGTCAGCGCGAGCGAGATCTTTTGAGCATATAAGCCAAAGAGGGCGGTCAATTGTTGCGACTGGGCCATGAGCCGCAGACGCTCGTCGACCAGCTCGAGGGCCGCCCTGGTATCGCCTGCGCCTTGAAGGGCGCCGGTCAGTTGCTGCAGGTAAGCCCCCAGCAAGGCAGGCGCGATATTCGCGCGCTTGCCAAGTTCGGAGGCCTGCTTCAGGTCCGCGAGCCGTTGCTGCGAGCGGCCGATCTCGCCCGCGGCGAGTCCGCGTTGGAAATAGAAATCCGCCAGCGCCGCCGGTTCCAACCCCTTGGGCGGTTCCTTATCCGCCGCCGCAAAGTTGGCGGCACGCTTGGCGGGGTCCGGCTTCTGCTTGTCGAGGATCTCGGTGATATCCGCGATCGTCCGCGGCGGCGCCATGAGCGGTGCTGCGGGGCTGCTCGCCTCGGGCTGCGGCACCGGGCTTGCCGGCGGAGGCGACGTCTTGCGAACGGGCGCGGGTGAGGCGGGGGATGGCGCGACCGATCCGGCCGCGTCTCCGGCCGCGAGTTGCGGCATCGGCAAGAGCGCCTCAGCACCGGCGAGGCGCAGGGTCCCGGCGGCCAGCACCAAAAGCACCAGCACGGCCAGACGGATTGAGTAGGCGATCGGACGGTGCATTGGGCCCCCCCTGACGCCAATCTCTGCGGCTACTGTGGAATTCCGACAATACTACTCAATGCCGAGCGATCCGGCACCACGCAAATGGGGGCGCCCGTTCAGGGCGAGGGGTTAGGCCGCGCTCAGAGGATCTTGCGGTACTGGATGAAGCCGGAGCGGTCGCCGATGCGGTCGTAGAGCTGCATGGCGGTGTGATTGGTCTCGTGGGTCAGCCAATAGACCCGGGAGCAGCCGCCGCTTCGCGCCAGATCGTAGACATGCTGGATGAGGCGCCTGCCGACGCCCTGGCCGCGCACCGTCTGATCGACGTAGAGATCCTGCAGATAGCAATAGTCGCCCGTGGTCCAGCAGGAGCGGTGACGGATGTGGTGCACGATGCCGACGGCGCCGCCGTCTTGGAGGGCGATGGCGCCGCCCATAGGCTCGGCCGGATCGTTGAGCCGCGCCCAGGTGACGTCGCTCACCTCTTTGGCGATATCGACCTTGTAGAAGACCTGATAGGCCCGCCAGAGCGGATACCAGAGGGCGTGATCGCCTTGTGCCAAGGGACGTATGGTGATGGCGGTCATCGTTCCTCCGAATGGCGGCGGATGCGGCACACTACCGGGCAATGAACTCTCAATTTCGTCTCGCAGTCTGAATCGAACGGATATTTTGACCGGGTGAAGCGGCGTTCAGGGCTCGCGACTGCTGCCGTTGTTCCACGGCCGCCGCCAGCCGTTCGAGCACTCTGACCGATGTATCCCAGCCGATACAGCCGTCAGTGATACTTTGGCCATAGACAAGCGGTCGGTCGGCGATGAGTTCCTGGCGCCCGCCCACCAGATTACTCTCCACCATGACACCGACAATGCGGCTGTCGCCCGCCTCGATCTGCTGCGACACATCTTCGATGACCCGGGGCTGCTTCTCCGGGTCCTTGGCGCTGTTGGAATGGCTAGCATCGATCATGACGACCGGAGGCAGCCCGGATCGATCCAGCTCTCCGCAAGCGGCGTTGACACTTGCTGCATCGAAGTTTGGCGTCTTGCCGCCACGCAGAATGATGTGGCAATCATCGTTGCCCTTCGTGGCCGCGATGGCAGAGCGGCCGCCTTTGGTTACGGCAAGGAAATGATGCGGCTGCGAGGCTGACATGACCGCATCGACCGCAATCCTCACATTGCCGTCGGTTCCGTTCTTGAATCCAACCGGGCAGGAGAGGCCCGAGGCCATTTCTCGATGGATCTGGCTTTCCGTCGTGCGCGCGCCAATGGCGCCCCACCCGACGAGGTCGGCAATATATTGCGGTGTCGTCGTGTCCAGAAATTCGCAGCCGGCAGGCAAGCCCGCACCGTTGATCTCAAGCAGCAATTTGCGCGCGAGCCGCAGGCCCTTGTTGATTTCGAAGCTGCCGTCGAGGTTGGGGTCGTTGATCAGTCCCTTCCAGCCGACGGTCGTGCGTGGCTTCTCGAAATAGACTCGCATGATGATTTCGAGCGCACCGCCTAAGCGCCGGCGCATGCCGACGAGCCGACCCGCATAGTCGAGTGCGGCTGTCGGATCATGGATTGAGCAAGGTCCGACTACTACCGCAAGGCGGCCATCGGCACCATGCAGAATGTCGTGCAGAGCGAGACGACAGTTGGCGACCGTGCGGGTCGCCGCGTCGGTGCGCGGGAATTCATCTATGACGTCCGCGGGAGCAATGAGTTCCTTGATCTCTCGGATCCGAACGTCATCGGTCGTGCTTGTCACGGTGTGGTCTCCTCGGGGTTTCACCACACCGGCGGCACAAAAAAGCCGCCAGTGAGGCTGGCGGCTTTCGGGGTGTCTATGCATCCAAATTCAGATTGAACGCAGCCCTCCGTCCGCCGCCACTTTCGGATAGCCATAAAATCGATAGAAGCGGTTGGCGGGCACGAGGTGCATGCCGCAGACACTAGTCGGGAAGCGCCATCGTGTAAACACCCGCCGATGCGCTCCGCGCCGCTCTTGGCGCTCCCATGCCCTTGCGTTACGGGCGCGGACCGGCTCGAATGATCCGAACGGTGATCGCCCTGGAGGATAGCCGGCATGGATCCCAAGACCAGAACCCGCGTCGGCGATCTCGACCTGCTGCCGTTTCCGCCGGGGCGTCTGTCGAAGCAGGCCTTCGATACCGGCGCGATCGAGCTGCGGCACTACGCGCCCAAGGGCGTCGACAATCAGGTGCCCCATGACCAGGACGAGCTCTATGTGGTGATCAGCGGCACCGGCTCCTTCAAGCGGGCGGGCGAGACGGTCCCGTTCGCGGCCGGCGACGTGCTGTTCGCCGCCGCCCATGAAGAACACCGCTTTCTGAATTTCTCCGAGGATTTCCAGACCTGGGTGCTGTTCTACGGGCCGAAGCGGGCGAAATGAGCAAGCAGGCACCGCCGGCGCGCGGCAATCCCGGCCGGTATCCGAGACCTGCTAGACTGGCAGCGACCATGGCGGGCAGAGGGGAGAACTCAACGATGCTCGAGGCCGCGCGCGGGTGCGATGCATGACCGGATCGGGGGACGCCGGCACCTTGCCCGCCTCTGATCTGATCGACGAGCTCGTCATCGGCAACAAGATCCTGTCGCACCAGAAGGTGGTCGACGCCTTCGGGCATCTGAGCGTGCGTCACGACAAAGATCCAACCCGGTACCTGATGTCCCGCCACCTGGCGCCGGGCCTGGTGACGGAAGCCGACATCGTGACCTTCGATCTCGACAGCAATCCGATCGTCGACAAGGGCCAGCGCTATTACAGCGAGCGCTACATTCACGGCGAGATCTACAAGGCGCGGCCCGAGATCGTCGCCGTGGTGCATTGCCATGCCCGCGAGCTCATTCCCTATGGTGCTACGGGAACGCTGCTGCGCCCGATCTTTCACATGAGCGGCTTTCTCGGCGCCGGCGTGCCGATCTTCGAGATCCGCGAGGCCGCCGGCATGACCAACATGCTGGTGAGGACGCCGGCCTTGGGCAAGGCTCTCGCCAAATCCCTCGGCGACAAGCCCGTGGTGCTGATGCGCGGTCATGGCGCCACCATGGTCGGCAAGTCGATCAAGCAGGTGGTCTATCGCTCGATCTACGCATCGGTGAACGCCCAGCTGCAGATGGACGCGGTCAAGCTGGGCCAGCCGATCTTTCTCGCCGATGAAGAAGCAAAGAAAGCGGCGGAGGCCAATGACGGCTCGCTCGACCGCGCCTGGAACTATTGGAAGCATGAGGCATTGGGAGAATGACGATCGACGTATACTGGTCGATATAGAGATCCCTCACCCTCCCACGCGAGCGCGTGGGCCCCTCCCTCTCCCGCGATGCGGGAGAGGGTGCCGAGCGTAAGCGAGGCGGGTGAGGGTCGGCTCGGGGAGGTTCAACAATGCGATCGATGCTCGGCGTGACGATGCTTGCCGGCGCAGTCTTGGCGGCAACGCTCGGCGGTGCCGTGCCGGGAGCGACCGCAGCCGATCCGCCGAAGCCATGGCGCCACGGCCTCCTGGAGGCGAAGAGCGACGCCGGCATCATCTTGATGCCGAGCCGCGGCGGCTTTGCCGTAAAACAGGGGCTGGCGCTGGAGATCGTACAGATCAAGAGTGACATCACCGGCCTGCAGGCTTTGCTCGCCGGCGAGCTGGATAGCTTCGAGGGCGGCATCGGCGGCTCGATCAAGGTTGCCGCGCGGGGCGTCGATGTGAAGTTCGTCGGTTGCTTCTGGCAGGGCCTGCCGCACGGGATCTTCGTCAAGGCCGGGATCGCCAGTGTCGAGCAGCTCAGGGGCAAGGCCTTCGCCATCTCAGCCCCGGGGGCGATGCCGGATTCGCTGGCCCGAGCGCTCCTCGACAAGCACAGCATTCCGTCGGCCGACGTGCGCTTCGTCAATCTCGGCAGCGATCTCGATCGCTTCAAGGCGCTGGCCGCCGGCGTGGTCGATGCCGCGGTCGTCTCCGGGGAATACCTGCCGATCGCCCAGGATCAGGGTCTGAAGCTCCTGGTTCCTGGCCGCGAGGTGCTGCCGAACTACATACGCAACTGCACGATGATGACCGGCAAGACCCTGGCCGGGCGCCCCGAGGATGCTGTCCGCTTCCTCGCCGCGGAAATTTCCGGTCTCCGCTATGCGCTCTCCCACCGCGAGGAAGCCCTCAAGCTGGCGCGAGAGATCACCGAAGCCAAGCCCGGCGATCCGCGCGCGGCCTATATTTTCGACGACGCCGTCAGCTCGGGCGCCGTCGACCCCGACATGCCGATTCCGATCGAGAAGATCGCCTGGATGCAGGACCTCCTGGTCAGGAGCGGCGACATGACCCAGCCCGGCGACGTGGCGAAGATGATCGATCCCAGGCCGCGGGAGAAGGCGCTGGCGCTCCTCGGTCCGTGAGCCGGAGAATGGACCGGCACCCCTCATCGATGCGGCGGGGCCTTCCGTGGCCGTGGTGAGGCTGATCGAGATCTCCAAGCGCTTCCCGGTCCGTATCCGCGGTGCCGCGCACAGCGTCTTGGCGGTCGACCGCGTGAGCCTCACCGTCGGCGACGGCGAGATCGTGGCGATCATCGGACCGAGCGGCTGCGGCAAGACCACGGCGCTGCGCATCGTCATGGGGCTGGAGACGGCGACCAGCGGGCGCGTGCTGGTGGACGAGCGGGAGGTCCGCGGCTGCGGCTATGATCGCGGCATGGTCTTTCAGCAGGCCCAGCTCCTGCCCTGGCTGACGGCCTTGCAGAATGTGATGTTCGCCCTCGAGCTGAAAGGGATGCAGGGGAGCGAGCTGCGCGATACGGCAGTCTCCTGTCTCGATCTCGTCGGGCTCGCGGACTCGCTGGATCGCCGGCCGCACCAGCTCTCCGGCGGCATGCAGCAGCGCGTCGGCATCGCCCGCGCCCTGGCGATCGATCCGAAGGTGCTGCTGTTGGACGAGCCCTTCGGCGCCATCGACGCGCAGACGCGCGAGGGGCTGCAGGAGGAGTTCCTCAGAATCCACGCAAGCAGCGGCAAGACGGTCTTGTTCGTGACCCACGACCTGGATGAGGCAGTCTTGGTCGCCGATCGGGTGGCGGTGATGAGGGAAGGACGCCTGCAGGAGATCATCGAGGTGCCGCTGGAGCGGCCGCGGGGCGACTCGGCGGCGATCAGGGCGCTCCCGGCTTTCGTGGAGACCCGCCACCTGATCTGGCAGGCGCTCCGGGTTGCCAAGGAGCCGGTCAATTGACCCCGCGCGAGACGAACGAAGCGTCGTCGCGGCCGATCCCGAGCTGGGTGGTGACGCTCTCCTCGCTGGCGGTGTTCCTCGGTGCTTGGGAGCTCTTCGGCCGCGACATCAATCCGGTCTTCGGTTCCTATCCGAGCGCCATCGCGATCGCCTTCGGGGAGCTGGTCGCCAACGGCAAGCTCGTCGCGGCCCTCCATGACAGCCTCAGACCCTTCCTCCTCGGCTACGCCTTGGCGATCGTCGTCGGCGTGCCGCTCGGCCTGGTGATCGGGCGGTTTCGGATCTTGGAGGCAGCGCTCGGCATCTACATCACCGCCGGCTATGCCATGCCGCTGGTGGCTCTGGTGCCGTTGCTGATCCTGTGGCTCGGCCTCGGCTTTGCCGTCAAGGTCGCGATCGTGTTTCTGATGTCGCTGTTTCCGATCGCGATCAACACCTGGCTGGGGGTCGCCGCGGTGCCTAAGACCCTGATCGAGGTGGGCAAGTCCTTCGTCGCCTCGGATATGACGATCCTGCGACGGATCATCCTGCCGGCGACCTTGCCCTACATCCTGGCCGGCACCCGGCTGGCGGTCGGCCGAGCGGTGGTCGCCATGGTGATCGCGGAGTTCTTCACCACCATTTCCGGGCTGGGTGCGATCATCATCAATTCGGCCAACAATTTCGACACGGCGCGCATGTTCGTGCCGATCGTGGTGCTGATGGCGTTGGCGATCGGCCTCAATGCGCTCATCGGCGCCCTCGAGCGGCGGCTCGCACCCTGGCAGGCGGAGCTATCCGGCCGCGAGGATCGCTGACGGGCTAGGCTAATGCGGAAACGGTACGGCTCCCTCAACTCCACTTCGTCATGCGCGGGCTTGACCCGCACATCCACGTCGTGCCGCTGTTCGATCCAAGACGTGGACCCCCGGGACAAGCCCGGGGGTGACGCAATGAGGAGCGATGCCGCCTAGGCGGAACCTGCGCAAGCCCCTAGCGGCTAGGCCGCGGGAATCCGGAAGCGGCCGGTCTCCGGGCAGACCTCGATCCGGTCGTTGAGCTCGGTCAGTCGGCGCACCAAGGTCCGCATGAGCGCCGCCACGCCGGGAGTGGCGTCCTCCAGCAGCTTCTCGAGATTGCCCGTGGTCAGCACCACGCACTCCGTCGGCCCGGCGGCGCGCGCGTTGGTGCTGCGCCGGCCGGTATTGAACAGCGCCATCTCGCCGAAGATCTCGTTCGCTCCGAGCGTGGCGATGACGATCTCCTGACCGTCATGCACCTTGTAGATGTCGACCGCGCCCCGCTTGATGAGAAAAGCATGGGAGCCCGGCTCGTCGGCGCGGAAGATCATTTGGCCTATCTGGAACAGCCGACGATCCAGCACGCGCGTCGCCGCGCGCGCGCCGGACGCATTCGGATTGTCGATCATCGGATCCCTCCATGCCTGGTCCTGGCGTCGGGCCGACACCATAACATCCAGCGACCGATCCTGGCCCGGGTTCCGGGGTTTTGATACCCCCGGCGCGGCTATCGGTTCAATCATTCCAGCCTATGGCGGAAACGACCGGTGCGCGATCGGCCCGCACCTGATAAAGCTCGCCCGCCATGGTCCCGCCTCTCCTTCATTTGCAGGATATCCACCTCACCTTCGGCGGCCCGCCGCTCTTGGACCGGGCCGAGCTGCAGGTGTCGGCGGGGGAAAGGCTGTGCCTGGTCGGCCGCAACGGGTCGGGCAAGTCGACCTTGCTCAAGATCGCCGCCGGTCTCATCGAGCCCGACCGCGGCGTCCGCTTTCTCCAGCCCGGCACCAAGGTCCGCTACCTGCTGCAGGAACCGGACCTGTCGGGCCATGCGAGCGCCTTTGCCTATGTCGCCGCCGGCCTTCCTGAAGGCGAGGAGCAGCATCGTGCGAGATCGCTCTTGAGCGCGCTCGGCCTGACCGGCGAGGAGGATCCCGCCCGCCTCTCGGGCGGCGAGGCGCGCCGCTGCGCCTTGGCCCGGGTGCTGGCGCCCGGACCCGACGTGCTGCTCCTGGACGAGCCCACCAACCATTTGGATCTGCCGGCGATCGAGTGGCTCGAGGGAGAGCTCGGCGGCTTGGGCGCGGCCTTGGTGATGATCAGCCATGATCGGCGCTTCCTTGGCACGCTGTCGCGCCGCACGCTCTGGCTCGACCGGGGGATGACCCGGCTCCTGGACCGCGGCTTCGAGGCGTTCGAGGCATGGCGCGAGGAGGTGCTGGAGGCGGAGGAGCTGGAGCGCCACAAGCTCGACCGCAAGCTCGTGCGCGAGGATGACTGGCTGCGCTACGGGGTGACGGCGCGCCGCAAGCGGAATCAGGGACGGCTCGCCTTGCTGCAGGCGCTCCGCCAGCGGCGAGGGGAGCTGCGCCGCGCTCCGGAGACAGTGAAGATGGCGCTCAGCGAGGCCGAAGGTTCGGGTACCCTGGTGCTCGAAGCCAAGCGCATCGCCAAATCCTTCGGCGCCGAGCCGATCATCCGCGACTTCTCGATCCGGGTTTTGCGCGGCGATCGCATCGGCGTCGTCGGCCCCAACGGCGCCGGCAAGACCACGCTGTTGAACCTCTTGACCGGCAGCTTGGCGCCGGACTCGGGCTATGTCCGCCACGGCGCCAATCTGTCGATGCTCACCCTCGATCAGCGCCGTGCGGCGCTCGATCCCGAGCGGAGCGTGGCGGAGACGCTGACCCAGGGCCGCGGCGACACCGTGGTGGTCGACGGCCAGGCGCGCCACGTCATCGGCGTCATGCGCGATTTCCTGTTTCTGCCGGACCAAGCGCATACGCCGCTCGCCGCCTTGTCCGGCGGCGAGCG
This genomic window contains:
- a CDS encoding cupin domain-containing protein, whose product is MDPKTRTRVGDLDLLPFPPGRLSKQAFDTGAIELRHYAPKGVDNQVPHDQDELYVVISGTGSFKRAGETVPFAAGDVLFAAAHEEHRFLNFSEDFQTWVLFYGPKRAK
- a CDS encoding CHAT domain-containing protein, encoding MHRPIAYSIRLAVLVLLVLAAGTLRLAGAEALLPMPQLAAGDAAGSVAPSPASPAPVRKTSPPPASPVPQPEASSPAAPLMAPPRTIADITEILDKQKPDPAKRAANFAAADKEPPKGLEPAALADFYFQRGLAAGEIGRSQQRLADLKQASELGKRANIAPALLGAYLQQLTGALQGAGDTRAALELVDERLRLMAQSQQLTALFGLYAQKISLALTLGQLAMASDAMAQAEAFMGTYSNLQRVPTHMRDAARTTLLSARAQIAQDTGRYAEAEATLREALSLFTKNVLPNEGQFPVAPGTFADAQDRYLNGLTLSLMSQGRLIEAEAESRRSLLGRLERRGRYAAESATEILLLAQVLYEQGRYAEAERLADAARDILENLGHGKGSGFLANTRRWIAQSQSAAGKHEATQATYAALERDIGDEPGLRRKFLDGNINYGLVLLRSNRSEEAIRIIQNVAEQNAKRLGEKAYATAEARGWLGAALVRAGQNDRALKEFLMALPILTSASREANDNSEAGGSIAERDRRAQKIIEAYLGLLADSKGAAAAAETFHLAEAVRGRSVERALAASAARGAASDPALAELVRREQDAQKQIAALQGMLTNVLSLPTNEQDQAAVQKLREQIDQLRDARARLREEIERSFPDYVNLIDPRPATIEQAQKSLRPGEALIATYAGEERLFVWAIPQQGSAAFAAAKVGDREIASMVSELRKALDPNASSLEEVPEFDLAMAYKLYELILKPIETGWGKAEGLMFVPHKALGQLPMALLVTEPIKLPAKTKLPFAHYKAVPFLVRKVAVTQLPSVASLATLRSLPPPKGARIAFIGFGDPWFSPEQAEQALAEANPGPLKTRGAPKTAQLQTRGIPLVRRSAPATQGVNSAELAMLPRLPDTAEEVRNIALALNADLTKDVILGAAANEKTVRSMNLADRRIIVFATHGLVPGDLNGLTQPALALSSPAVAKIDGDGLLTMEKILGLKLNADWVVLSACNTATAAGAGAEAVSGLGRAFFYAGTRALLVSNWPVETSSAKTLTTDLFRRQAEKAGLGRGEAMRQAELALIDGPGYLDPESKAPLFSYAHPIFWAPFTVVGDGGSTL
- a CDS encoding ABC transporter substrate-binding protein — protein: MRSMLGVTMLAGAVLAATLGGAVPGATAADPPKPWRHGLLEAKSDAGIILMPSRGGFAVKQGLALEIVQIKSDITGLQALLAGELDSFEGGIGGSIKVAARGVDVKFVGCFWQGLPHGIFVKAGIASVEQLRGKAFAISAPGAMPDSLARALLDKHSIPSADVRFVNLGSDLDRFKALAAGVVDAAVVSGEYLPIAQDQGLKLLVPGREVLPNYIRNCTMMTGKTLAGRPEDAVRFLAAEISGLRYALSHREEALKLAREITEAKPGDPRAAYIFDDAVSSGAVDPDMPIPIEKIAWMQDLLVRSGDMTQPGDVAKMIDPRPREKALALLGP
- a CDS encoding GNAT family N-acetyltransferase — translated: MTAITIRPLAQGDHALWYPLWRAYQVFYKVDIAKEVSDVTWARLNDPAEPMGGAIALQDGGAVGIVHHIRHRSCWTTGDYCYLQDLYVDQTVRGQGVGRRLIQHVYDLARSGGCSRVYWLTHETNHTAMQLYDRIGDRSGFIQYRKIL
- a CDS encoding 3-deoxy-7-phosphoheptulonate synthase, which codes for MHRHPESRQPHWRLFCAAGVVKPRGDHTVTSTTDDVRIREIKELIAPADVIDEFPRTDAATRTVANCRLALHDILHGADGRLAVVVGPCSIHDPTAALDYAGRLVGMRRRLGGALEIIMRVYFEKPRTTVGWKGLINDPNLDGSFEINKGLRLARKLLLEINGAGLPAGCEFLDTTTPQYIADLVGWGAIGARTTESQIHREMASGLSCPVGFKNGTDGNVRIAVDAVMSASQPHHFLAVTKGGRSAIAATKGNDDCHIILRGGKTPNFDAASVNAACGELDRSGLPPVVMIDASHSNSAKDPEKQPRVIEDVSQQIEAGDSRIVGVMVESNLVGGRQELIADRPLVYGQSITDGCIGWDTSVRVLERLAAAVEQRQQSRALNAASPGQNIRSIQTARRN
- a CDS encoding class II aldolase/adducin family protein, translated to MTGSGDAGTLPASDLIDELVIGNKILSHQKVVDAFGHLSVRHDKDPTRYLMSRHLAPGLVTEADIVTFDLDSNPIVDKGQRYYSERYIHGEIYKARPEIVAVVHCHARELIPYGATGTLLRPIFHMSGFLGAGVPIFEIREAAGMTNMLVRTPALGKALAKSLGDKPVVLMRGHGATMVGKSIKQVVYRSIYASVNAQLQMDAVKLGQPIFLADEEAKKAAEANDGSLDRAWNYWKHEALGE
- a CDS encoding ABC transporter ATP-binding protein — protein: MAVVRLIEISKRFPVRIRGAAHSVLAVDRVSLTVGDGEIVAIIGPSGCGKTTALRIVMGLETATSGRVLVDEREVRGCGYDRGMVFQQAQLLPWLTALQNVMFALELKGMQGSELRDTAVSCLDLVGLADSLDRRPHQLSGGMQQRVGIARALAIDPKVLLLDEPFGAIDAQTREGLQEEFLRIHASSGKTVLFVTHDLDEAVLVADRVAVMREGRLQEIIEVPLERPRGDSAAIRALPAFVETRHLIWQALRVAKEPVN
- a CDS encoding cyclic nucleotide-binding domain-containing protein produces the protein MIDNPNASGARAATRVLDRRLFQIGQMIFRADEPGSHAFLIKRGAVDIYKVHDGQEIVIATLGANEIFGEMALFNTGRRSTNARAAGPTECVVLTTGNLEKLLEDATPGVAALMRTLVRRLTELNDRIEVCPETGRFRIPAA
- a CDS encoding ABC transporter permease: MTPRETNEASSRPIPSWVVTLSSLAVFLGAWELFGRDINPVFGSYPSAIAIAFGELVANGKLVAALHDSLRPFLLGYALAIVVGVPLGLVIGRFRILEAALGIYITAGYAMPLVALVPLLILWLGLGFAVKVAIVFLMSLFPIAINTWLGVAAVPKTLIEVGKSFVASDMTILRRIILPATLPYILAGTRLAVGRAVVAMVIAEFFTTISGLGAIIINSANNFDTARMFVPIVVLMALAIGLNALIGALERRLAPWQAELSGREDR